The following nucleotide sequence is from Pseudonocardia sp. C8.
GTATCGCGCCCGACATCGTCCACACCTCGCTGCTGCGCCGCGCCATCTCGACCGCGAACATCGCGCTCGACGCGGCCGACCGGCACTGGATCCCGGTCAAGCGCGACTGGCGGCTCAACGAGCGCCACTACGGGGCCCTGCAGGGCAAGGACAAGAAGCAGACCCTGGAGACCTACGGCGAGGAGCAGTTCATGCTCTGGCGCCGCTCCTACGACACCCCGCCCCCGCCCATCGAGAAGGGCAGCGAGTTCTCCCAGGACGCCGACCCGCGCTACGCCGGGGTCGACGCGCCGCTGACCGAGTGCCTCGCCGACGTCGTCGCACGGTTCCTGCCGTACTGGGACGAGGCGATCGTGCCGGACCTGCGGGACGGGCGGACGGTGCTGCTGGCCGCACACGGCAACTCGCTGCGTGCCCTGGTCAAGTACCTCGACGGGATCTCCGACGCCGACATCGCCGGGCTCAACATCCCGACCGGCATCCCGCTCGTCTACGACCTGGACGACGACCTGAAGCCGACCACCCCGGGCGGGCGCTACCTCGACCCGACGGCGGCCGAGGAGGCCATCGCCGGGGTCGCGAACCAGGGCCGCTGAGCCCCGCCCGCCCCGCCACCCGATCGCACTCATGGCCCTTTAGTCCCGTGCCACAGGACTTAAGCGCCATGAGTGGCAGCC
It contains:
- a CDS encoding phosphoglyceromutase, with the protein product MPTLVLLRHGQSDWNAKNLFTGWVDVPLSELGEQEARRGGELLGESGIAPDIVHTSLLRRAISTANIALDAADRHWIPVKRDWRLNERHYGALQGKDKKQTLETYGEEQFMLWRRSYDTPPPPIEKGSEFSQDADPRYAGVDAPLTECLADVVARFLPYWDEAIVPDLRDGRTVLLAAHGNSLRALVKYLDGISDADIAGLNIPTGIPLVYDLDDDLKPTTPGGRYLDPTAAEEAIAGVANQGR